One Cupriavidus taiwanensis DNA window includes the following coding sequences:
- a CDS encoding alanine racemase translates to MREIKYQAGVIDPLNKALGRMEAPIAPDAAGQTGWRLLQEELSLPAAVLYEDRLAHNLEWMRRFMNEYGVQLAPHGKTTMAPKLFARQLDAGAWGITLATAHQTAAAHAHGVKRVLMANQLVGRRNMEIIADLLRDPDFEFFALVDSAALVDQLGRFFRQRGQKLQVLLELGVEGGRTGVRDDAQQQAVLDALARWPDALSLAGVEIYEGVLKEEADIRKFLQRTVAVTRQLAAQGRFGRSPVVMSGAGSAWYDVVAEEFARTDIGAPIDIVLRPGCYLTHDVGIYRAAQQRILASNPVAQKMREGLLPALQLWAYVQSIPEPDRVIIGMGKRDAAFDAGMPIPARRYRPGTEAPVDVPAHWEVTGMMDQHAYLQIRPGDDIQVGDMIAFDISHPCLTFDKWRHIPVLDRDLRVIDIVQTFF, encoded by the coding sequence ATGCGTGAAATAAAGTATCAGGCTGGCGTGATCGATCCGCTCAACAAGGCGCTGGGCCGGATGGAGGCTCCCATTGCCCCGGACGCGGCCGGCCAGACCGGCTGGCGCCTGTTGCAGGAAGAACTGAGCCTGCCGGCCGCGGTGCTCTATGAAGACCGTCTCGCGCATAACCTGGAATGGATGCGCCGCTTTATGAACGAATACGGCGTGCAGCTGGCGCCGCATGGCAAGACCACCATGGCGCCCAAGCTGTTTGCCCGGCAACTGGATGCCGGCGCGTGGGGCATCACCCTGGCCACCGCGCACCAGACCGCCGCCGCGCATGCGCACGGCGTCAAGCGGGTGCTGATGGCCAACCAGCTGGTCGGCCGCCGCAACATGGAAATCATCGCGGACCTGCTGCGCGATCCGGACTTTGAATTCTTCGCGCTGGTGGATTCGGCCGCGCTGGTCGACCAGCTCGGCCGGTTCTTCCGCCAGCGCGGACAGAAGCTGCAGGTGCTGCTTGAGCTGGGCGTCGAAGGCGGGCGCACCGGCGTGCGTGACGACGCGCAGCAGCAGGCCGTGCTCGACGCACTGGCGCGCTGGCCCGACGCATTGTCTCTGGCCGGCGTGGAAATCTACGAGGGCGTGCTGAAGGAAGAGGCCGATATCCGCAAGTTCCTGCAGCGCACCGTCGCGGTCACGCGGCAACTGGCCGCGCAAGGGCGCTTCGGCCGCAGCCCGGTGGTGATGTCGGGCGCGGGCTCGGCCTGGTACGACGTGGTGGCCGAGGAATTCGCGCGCACCGACATCGGCGCGCCGATCGACATCGTGCTGCGCCCCGGCTGCTACCTGACGCACGACGTCGGCATCTACCGCGCCGCGCAGCAGCGCATCCTGGCAAGCAACCCGGTCGCGCAGAAAATGCGCGAGGGTCTGCTGCCGGCGCTGCAGCTGTGGGCCTATGTCCAGTCGATTCCGGAGCCCGACCGCGTCATCATCGGCATGGGCAAGCGCGATGCCGCCTTCGACGCCGGCATGCCGATTCCGGCGCGCCGCTACCGGCCCGGCACCGAGGCGCCGGTGGACGTGCCCGCGCATTGGGAGGTCACCGGCATGATGGACCAGCACGCCTACCTGCAGATCCGGCCCGGCGACGACATCCAGGTCGGGGATATGATCGCCTTCGATATCTCGCACCCGTGCCTGACCTTCGACAAGTGGCGCCATATCCCGGTGCTGGATCGCGACCTGCGCGTGATCGACATCGTGCAAACCTTCTTCTGA
- a CDS encoding sugar kinase, which translates to MSIDILAYGEPLVEFNQQPDDPSRYLQGFGGDTSNFCIAAARQGASTGYICAVGADTFGERLRALWTQERVDTRHVHVDASAPTGVYFVSHDNHGHRFDYLREGSAASRYQHEQLPLGAIAAARYLHLSGISLAISTSACDAGLDAMEHARKAGTKVTLDTNLRLRLWSLARARGIMREAFRMTDVCLPSWDDITVLTGLDDRDAIADYLLGCGIGLVALKLGEEGSYIATPESRSLVPAYPVTPVDATGAGDCFGGSFVARLAAGADPFEAARYANVAAALSTTGYGAVAPIPDAQTVLARLAQSVSVIA; encoded by the coding sequence ATGAGCATCGATATCCTCGCCTATGGCGAGCCGCTGGTGGAATTCAACCAGCAGCCGGACGATCCGTCGCGCTACCTGCAGGGTTTTGGCGGCGATACTTCAAACTTCTGCATTGCCGCTGCGCGCCAGGGCGCAAGCACCGGCTATATCTGCGCGGTCGGCGCCGATACCTTCGGCGAGCGCCTGCGCGCACTGTGGACGCAGGAGCGGGTCGATACACGGCATGTGCACGTCGACGCCAGCGCGCCCACCGGCGTCTACTTTGTCTCGCACGACAACCACGGCCACCGCTTCGACTACCTGCGCGAAGGCTCCGCCGCCAGCCGCTACCAGCACGAGCAACTGCCGCTGGGCGCGATCGCCGCGGCGCGCTACCTGCACCTGTCCGGCATCAGCCTGGCGATCAGCACGAGCGCGTGCGACGCCGGCCTCGATGCGATGGAGCACGCGCGCAAGGCCGGCACCAAAGTCACGCTGGACACCAACCTGCGGCTGCGGCTGTGGTCGCTGGCCCGCGCGCGCGGCATCATGCGCGAAGCGTTCCGCATGACCGACGTGTGCCTGCCCAGCTGGGACGACATCACGGTGCTGACCGGGCTCGATGACCGCGATGCCATCGCCGACTACCTGCTCGGCTGCGGCATCGGCCTGGTCGCGCTGAAGCTGGGCGAGGAGGGCTCGTACATCGCAACGCCGGAATCCCGCAGCCTGGTGCCGGCCTATCCGGTCACGCCGGTCGATGCCACGGGCGCGGGCGACTGCTTCGGCGGCAGCTTCGTCGCGCGGCTGGCCGCGGGCGCCGATCCGTTCGAGGCGGCGCGCTATGCCAATGTGGCGGCAGCGCTGTCGACCACCGGCTATGGCGCGGTGGCGCCGATTCCCGATGCGCAGACCGTGCTGGCGCGGCTGGCGCAGTCGGTCTCGGTGATCGCCTGA
- a CDS encoding bifunctional 4-hydroxy-2-oxoglutarate aldolase/2-dehydro-3-deoxy-phosphogluconate aldolase: protein MSNQTSPLLPRLADVPVIPVLEFHSVDEALHVSEALVTGGLPLLEITLRTPVALEAIRAVAAALPQACVGAGTVLNLEQLHAVRDAGAQFAVSPGLTPALAAGAQGAGISLLPGVATASEAMAALEAGFTFLKFFPAQAAGGVPMLKSLGGPLPQLRFCPTGGIDAALAPSYLALPNVVCVGGSWVVPKDAVAAGDWGRIRALAEQARALRARP from the coding sequence ATGTCAAACCAGACTTCCCCGCTGCTTCCACGCCTTGCCGATGTGCCGGTGATCCCGGTGCTGGAATTCCACTCGGTCGACGAGGCCCTGCACGTCAGCGAGGCGCTGGTCACCGGTGGCTTGCCGCTGCTGGAGATCACGCTGCGCACCCCGGTGGCGCTGGAAGCGATCCGCGCCGTCGCCGCTGCGTTGCCGCAGGCGTGCGTCGGCGCCGGCACGGTGCTGAACCTGGAACAACTGCATGCGGTGCGCGACGCGGGCGCGCAGTTTGCCGTCTCGCCCGGCCTGACGCCGGCGCTGGCCGCGGGCGCGCAAGGCGCGGGGATCTCGCTGCTGCCCGGCGTTGCCACCGCCAGCGAGGCCATGGCGGCATTGGAAGCCGGCTTCACTTTCCTCAAGTTCTTCCCCGCGCAGGCGGCGGGCGGGGTGCCGATGCTGAAGTCGCTGGGCGGGCCGCTGCCGCAGCTGCGCTTCTGCCCGACCGGCGGCATCGATGCCGCGCTGGCGCCGTCCTACCTCGCGCTGCCCAATGTGGTGTGCGTGGGCGGGTCGTGGGTGGTGCCGAAGGATGCCGTCGCCGCCGGCGACTGGGGCCGCATCCGCGCGCTGGCCGAACAGGCCAGGGCCCTGCGCGCCAGGCCCTGA
- a CDS encoding entericidin A/B family lipoprotein yields MKKGWIWCVLFATLLAGCNTMAGLGQDIQRGGQKLESSADRHK; encoded by the coding sequence GTGAAGAAAGGTTGGATCTGGTGCGTTTTGTTTGCCACTCTGTTGGCGGGTTGCAACACGATGGCGGGGCTCGGCCAGGACATTCAGCGCGGCGGCCAGAAGCTGGAAAGCTCGGCAGACCGCCACAAGTAA
- a CDS encoding GGDEF domain-containing protein: MDHDADDIVARAARGGDGAMQPSALVSALSARRAQPGKPAAILAIRLDRFASACETLGPHRSARLRGIVQARIACLLPPGALMHWIAAADLAVITTLPAGVPDPGQIASRVADDLSRPFALDGFELHLSCSIGVANDHADIPAERSLQQAFDAMLRVNRQGGAGLARADKPAPPPAAPLLAALPDALERGELSLQLQPRADLAGAAVSGYTVRLRWQHPVLGRVAPQDFLPGVETLGLVGRIGNWLLENVLPLVRAAETIAPLQFTLLASSAQLHRPQMVEALAQALDAGGIAPEHLCIELPASTVPTDDDLIDRFAALRRRGLQLALGDFDDSPACREALAALQPDAVTLDARGLGHARELRSRTDSLREACRAARRAGASVCAKGIETRQQLDAVRAWGCHSVQGYLLAQPFPAVWLLQTHAAIQQRARALLAPQA; encoded by the coding sequence ATGGATCATGATGCCGACGACATCGTCGCGCGCGCTGCCCGGGGCGGCGACGGCGCGATGCAACCGTCCGCGCTGGTGAGCGCGCTGAGCGCGCGCCGCGCCCAGCCCGGGAAGCCGGCCGCGATCCTGGCGATCCGGCTGGACCGCTTTGCCAGCGCCTGCGAAACGCTCGGGCCGCACCGCTCGGCCAGGCTGCGCGGCATCGTGCAGGCCCGCATCGCCTGCCTGCTGCCGCCGGGCGCGTTGATGCACTGGATTGCCGCTGCCGACCTGGCGGTCATCACCACGCTGCCCGCCGGCGTGCCGGATCCGGGCCAGATTGCCAGCCGCGTGGCCGATGACCTGTCCCGGCCGTTCGCACTCGATGGCTTCGAGCTGCATCTGTCGTGCAGCATCGGCGTGGCCAACGACCATGCCGACATCCCGGCCGAGCGCAGCCTGCAGCAGGCGTTCGACGCGATGCTGCGGGTCAACCGCCAGGGCGGCGCTGGCCTGGCGCGCGCCGACAAGCCGGCCCCGCCGCCCGCGGCCCCGTTGCTGGCGGCACTGCCCGACGCACTCGAGCGCGGCGAGCTGAGCCTGCAGCTGCAGCCGCGTGCCGACCTGGCCGGCGCCGCCGTCAGCGGCTATACGGTGCGGCTGCGCTGGCAGCATCCCGTGCTCGGCCGCGTGGCGCCGCAAGACTTCCTGCCCGGCGTCGAAACGCTCGGACTGGTCGGCCGCATCGGCAACTGGCTGCTGGAAAACGTGCTGCCGCTGGTGCGTGCGGCCGAGACCATCGCCCCGCTGCAATTCACCCTGCTGGCCTCGAGCGCGCAACTGCATCGCCCGCAGATGGTGGAGGCGCTGGCGCAGGCGCTCGATGCGGGCGGCATCGCGCCGGAGCACTTGTGCATCGAACTGCCGGCCAGCACGGTGCCGACCGACGACGACCTCATCGACCGCTTTGCCGCGCTGCGCCGGCGCGGGCTGCAGCTGGCGCTGGGCGATTTCGACGACAGCCCCGCCTGCCGCGAGGCGCTGGCGGCGCTGCAGCCCGACGCCGTCACGCTGGACGCACGCGGCCTGGGCCACGCGCGCGAGCTACGCAGCCGCACCGACAGCCTGCGCGAAGCCTGCCGCGCCGCGCGGCGCGCCGGCGCGTCGGTCTGCGCCAAGGGCATCGAAACCCGCCAGCAGCTCGATGCGGTGCGCGCCTGGGGCTGCCACAGCGTGCAGGGTTACCTGCTGGCGCAGCCGTTCCCGGCCGTGTGGCTGCTGCAGACCCATGCGGCGATCCAGCAGCGCGCCCGCGCCTTGCTGGCGCCGCAGGCCTGA
- a CDS encoding hemolysin family protein → MEIAILLALILLNGLFAMSEIALVTARKARLQRHIENGDRGAIAAVKLGEDPTRFLSTVQIGITSIGVLNGVVGESTLAQPLGLWLQGFGISETTAGYMATAIVVAGLTYFSIVLGELVPKRLGQMAPELIARLVARPIGWLAVASTPFVKLLSSSTRLVLRLLGTKVDRGPGVTEEEIHALLVEGSEAGVIEQHEHTMVRNVFRLDDRQLASLMVPRGDVVYLDVEATLDENLRRIEESDHSRFPVVRGGMHDIIGVVSARQLLARRLRGEETDLQAAVQPAVFVPESVTGMELLENFRASGGQIAFVIDEYGEVLGLVTLQDLIEAITGEFKAEAAGEEWAVQRDDGSWLLDGLIPIPELKDRIGLRQVPEEEKERYHTLSGMLLLLLGRLPQIADTVQWGDWRFEIVDMDGKRIDKVLAERLPPQEGPEEETTG, encoded by the coding sequence ATGGAAATTGCCATATTACTGGCGCTGATCCTGCTGAACGGCCTGTTTGCGATGTCCGAGATTGCACTCGTTACAGCCCGCAAGGCACGTCTGCAACGCCATATCGAGAACGGCGACCGCGGCGCCATCGCGGCGGTGAAGCTGGGCGAGGACCCCACCCGCTTTCTCTCGACCGTGCAGATCGGCATCACCTCGATCGGCGTGCTCAACGGCGTGGTCGGCGAATCGACGCTGGCGCAACCGCTGGGCCTGTGGCTGCAGGGTTTCGGCATCTCGGAAACCACCGCCGGCTATATGGCCACCGCGATCGTGGTGGCGGGCCTGACCTATTTTTCCATCGTGCTGGGCGAATTGGTGCCGAAGCGCCTGGGCCAGATGGCGCCCGAGCTGATCGCGCGGCTGGTGGCGCGCCCGATCGGCTGGCTGGCAGTGGCGTCGACCCCCTTCGTCAAGCTGCTGTCAAGCTCCACGCGGCTGGTGCTGCGCCTGCTTGGCACCAAGGTTGACCGCGGCCCCGGCGTGACCGAGGAAGAAATCCATGCGCTGCTGGTGGAAGGCTCCGAAGCCGGCGTGATCGAGCAGCATGAGCACACCATGGTGCGCAACGTGTTCCGGCTCGATGACCGCCAGCTGGCCTCGCTGATGGTGCCCCGCGGCGACGTGGTCTACCTGGACGTGGAAGCTACGCTGGACGAAAACCTGCGCCGCATCGAAGAATCCGACCATTCGCGCTTCCCGGTGGTGCGTGGCGGCATGCACGACATCATCGGCGTGGTCAGCGCGCGCCAGTTGCTGGCGCGCCGGCTGCGCGGCGAAGAGACCGACCTGCAGGCCGCGGTGCAGCCCGCGGTGTTCGTCCCCGAAAGCGTGACCGGCATGGAACTGCTGGAAAACTTCCGCGCCTCGGGCGGGCAGATCGCCTTTGTCATCGACGAGTACGGCGAGGTGCTGGGCCTGGTCACGCTGCAGGACCTGATCGAAGCCATCACCGGCGAATTCAAGGCCGAGGCCGCCGGCGAGGAGTGGGCGGTCCAGCGCGACGATGGCTCGTGGCTGCTCGACGGCCTGATCCCCATCCCCGAACTGAAGGATCGCATCGGCCTGCGCCAGGTGCCCGAGGAGGAAAAGGAGCGCTACCACACGCTGTCCGGCATGCTGCTGTTGCTGCTGGGGCGCCTGCCCCAGATTGCCGACACGGTGCAATGGGGCGACTGGCGCTTCGAGATTGTGGACATGGACGGCAAACGCATCGACAAGGTCCTGGCCGAGCGCCTGCCGCCGCAGGAGGGACCCGAGGAAGAAACCACCGGCTGA
- a CDS encoding helix-turn-helix domain-containing protein, whose amino-acid sequence METLTPASESTLDFPGLLRYWRGKRGYSQLALSLAAGVSQRHISFLESGRARPSREMVLALAERLGVPLRQRNRLLLASGFAPAYSEHALSAPPLQMVQQAIALILAKQEPYPAVVLDRFWNLVDANAAYRRMFDTLLGGRPPASLDDDPHRINLMLTVFDPDGLWPVIENARQVGRYLLRRVWQELQVQAHDQTARALFARIAGWHPDMVGPGGVLLPEDDGSDGPPPPLLPVVLHAGAFRASLFSTLTTLGIPQDVTLQELRIECFFPADDATRSLFETQGGAHERSVRSGSAGK is encoded by the coding sequence ATGGAAACGCTGACCCCTGCCTCCGAGTCCACGCTCGACTTCCCCGGACTGCTGCGCTACTGGCGCGGCAAGCGCGGCTACAGCCAGCTGGCGCTGTCGCTCGCCGCCGGCGTGTCGCAGCGCCACATCTCCTTCCTCGAGTCCGGGCGCGCCCGCCCCAGCCGCGAGATGGTGCTGGCCCTGGCCGAGCGCCTGGGCGTGCCGCTGCGCCAGCGCAACCGGCTGCTGCTGGCCAGCGGCTTCGCCCCGGCCTACAGCGAACACGCGCTGAGCGCGCCGCCGCTGCAAATGGTGCAGCAGGCGATCGCACTGATCCTGGCCAAGCAGGAGCCGTACCCGGCCGTGGTGCTGGACCGCTTCTGGAACCTGGTCGACGCCAATGCCGCGTACCGCCGCATGTTCGATACCTTGCTGGGCGGCCGCCCGCCGGCATCGCTTGACGACGACCCGCACCGGATCAACCTGATGCTGACCGTGTTCGATCCCGACGGCCTGTGGCCGGTCATCGAGAATGCGCGCCAGGTCGGCCGCTACCTGTTGCGGCGGGTCTGGCAGGAGCTGCAGGTGCAGGCGCACGACCAGACCGCGCGCGCGCTGTTCGCGCGCATCGCCGGCTGGCATCCGGACATGGTGGGCCCCGGCGGCGTGCTGCTGCCCGAAGATGACGGCAGCGACGGCCCGCCGCCGCCGCTGCTCCCCGTGGTGCTGCATGCGGGTGCGTTCCGCGCGTCGCTGTTCTCGACGCTGACCACGCTCGGCATTCCGCAGGACGTCACGCTGCAGGAGCTGCGCATCGAATGCTTCTTCCCGGCCGACGATGCCACCCGCAGCCTGTTTGAAACGCAGGGCGGGGCGCATGAGCGGTCCGTCAGAAGCGGTAGCGCAGGTAAATGA
- a CDS encoding acyloxyacyl hydrolase yields the protein MLQPDQEARRDSHASCIPFLPIFSARHWRRPRRAALAALLALAGSLSAAARAAPAVQLGYGFDDSHHVQKAEIAMLWDSGLAWGNPQGWQVDLQWEINVARWLSDSNNNPNDLWEFGASPVVRIGWWRHTWVPFLELSVGPRLLTGTRTSDDHVISTAFQFSEYAGLGVMVGKDRNFTAGYRIQHLSNGGIKEPNPGTTFHVIYLRYRF from the coding sequence ATGCTCCAGCCAGACCAAGAAGCCAGACGAGACAGCCATGCGAGTTGCATCCCTTTCCTTCCAATCTTCTCCGCGCGGCACTGGCGCCGGCCGCGCCGCGCCGCCCTTGCGGCGCTGCTTGCGCTTGCCGGATCCCTGAGCGCAGCCGCGCGCGCGGCGCCCGCGGTCCAGCTGGGCTACGGCTTCGACGACAGCCATCACGTGCAGAAGGCGGAGATCGCCATGCTGTGGGATTCGGGCCTGGCGTGGGGCAACCCGCAAGGCTGGCAGGTGGACCTGCAGTGGGAAATCAACGTGGCGCGCTGGCTCAGCGACAGCAACAACAATCCGAACGACCTGTGGGAGTTCGGCGCTTCACCGGTGGTGCGGATCGGATGGTGGCGGCACACGTGGGTGCCGTTCCTTGAGCTGTCGGTGGGTCCGCGGCTGCTGACCGGCACGAGGACCTCGGATGACCACGTCATTTCCACCGCGTTCCAGTTCTCCGAGTACGCGGGGCTTGGCGTGATGGTCGGCAAGGACCGCAACTTTACCGCGGGCTACCGCATCCAGCATCTGTCCAATGGCGGCATCAAGGAGCCCAATCCTGGCACCACCTTCCACGTCATTTACCTGCGCTACCGCTTCTGA
- the ribB gene encoding 3,4-dihydroxy-2-butanone-4-phosphate synthase has translation MSSFSTEAIAPAASADSLVNATIDTMADADPRALDLRIEQALEAMREGRPVVLLDDDDRENEADLILAAERLTQANMAMMIRECSGIVCLCLPTDKVRRLGLRPMVEHNRSQYGTAFTVSIEAREGVSTGVSAADRITTIRAAIAEDAGAEAVVSPGHVFPLVARDGGVLERRGHTEGSVDLARMAGLSPAAVLCELMNPDGTMARRAEALAFAEMYRLPVLTIEDLVAWRRRHG, from the coding sequence ATGTCTAGCTTTTCCACCGAAGCCATTGCCCCCGCGGCGTCCGCGGATTCCCTCGTCAATGCCACGATCGATACGATGGCCGACGCCGACCCGCGCGCGCTGGACTTGCGCATCGAGCAGGCCCTCGAGGCCATGCGCGAAGGCCGGCCCGTGGTGCTGCTCGATGACGACGACCGCGAGAACGAGGCCGACCTGATCCTGGCCGCCGAGCGCCTGACCCAGGCCAACATGGCCATGATGATCCGCGAATGCAGCGGCATCGTGTGCCTGTGCCTGCCGACGGACAAGGTGCGGCGCCTGGGCCTGCGGCCGATGGTCGAGCACAACCGCAGCCAGTACGGCACCGCCTTCACCGTGTCGATCGAAGCCCGCGAGGGCGTCAGCACGGGGGTCAGCGCCGCCGACCGGATCACCACCATCCGCGCGGCCATTGCCGAGGACGCGGGCGCCGAAGCCGTGGTCAGCCCCGGCCATGTGTTCCCGCTGGTGGCGCGCGACGGCGGCGTGCTCGAGCGCCGCGGCCATACCGAAGGTTCCGTCGACCTCGCGCGCATGGCCGGGCTGTCGCCCGCCGCCGTGCTGTGCGAGCTGATGAATCCGGATGGCACCATGGCGCGGCGCGCGGAAGCGTTGGCCTTTGCCGAGATGTACCGGTTGCCGGTGCTGACCATCGAGGACCTGGTCGCCTGGCGACGCCGGCACGGCTGA
- a CDS encoding surface-adhesin E family protein, with protein sequence MMFRMFRHAAALAGCVFGLALPQAHADDGAAPASASRPAAAAGLYECQVPGTGTVFRSTPKEGCRMVAAPDPGAPDPQRWLPLMGANGVISYFDQSAVRRQGTQVGVVVMRNSPSGVIRTASGEPIRSSLKRMVLNCATSMYAVVEQTLYSKRFARGESLYTIRAPQSGTFQVAGPGTIAGELLRKLCR encoded by the coding sequence ATGATGTTCCGCATGTTTCGGCACGCAGCCGCGCTGGCTGGCTGCGTGTTCGGGCTGGCCCTGCCGCAGGCGCATGCCGATGACGGCGCCGCGCCGGCCTCCGCATCCCGGCCCGCCGCTGCCGCCGGCCTCTACGAGTGCCAGGTTCCCGGCACCGGTACCGTGTTCCGCTCGACGCCCAAGGAAGGCTGCCGCATGGTGGCCGCGCCCGATCCCGGCGCGCCCGATCCGCAGCGCTGGCTGCCGCTGATGGGCGCCAATGGTGTGATTTCCTATTTCGACCAGTCGGCGGTGCGCCGCCAGGGCACGCAGGTTGGCGTGGTGGTGATGCGCAATTCGCCGTCAGGCGTGATCCGCACCGCCAGCGGCGAACCGATCCGGTCTTCGCTCAAGCGCATGGTGCTGAACTGCGCCACGTCGATGTATGCGGTGGTCGAGCAGACGCTCTACAGCAAGCGCTTCGCGCGCGGTGAATCGCTCTACACCATCCGCGCGCCGCAATCCGGCACCTTCCAGGTGGCCGGCCCCGGCACCATCGCCGGGGAACTGCTGCGCAAGCTATGCCGCTGA
- a CDS encoding RT0821/Lpp0805 family surface protein, with product MLPRPTTPNAGLARPALRAAFAGALGAALLFATAPAQAYFDNYLSGTIIGTLNDKEGASLAKSVRTALNDTADGQSVDWTYPAAGRRQQIDGTITPIESKTDKGQPCRRLKSDLKRGSAEEHWSGWFCKQSNGQWKSRHVGD from the coding sequence ATGCTGCCTCGGCCCACCACCCCCAACGCCGGCCTTGCCCGCCCTGCCCTGCGTGCCGCATTCGCAGGCGCGCTGGGCGCCGCGCTGCTGTTCGCCACCGCTCCGGCGCAGGCGTACTTCGACAACTACCTGAGCGGCACCATCATCGGCACGCTCAACGACAAGGAAGGCGCGTCGCTGGCCAAGTCGGTGCGTACGGCGCTGAACGATACGGCCGACGGCCAGTCCGTGGACTGGACCTATCCGGCCGCGGGACGGCGCCAGCAGATCGACGGCACCATCACCCCGATCGAAAGCAAGACCGACAAGGGCCAGCCTTGCCGGCGCCTGAAGTCAGACCTCAAGCGCGGCAGTGCCGAAGAACACTGGAGCGGCTGGTTCTGCAAGCAGTCCAACGGGCAATGGAAGTCGCGCCACGTGGGCGATTAA
- a CDS encoding glucan biosynthesis protein G, whose amino-acid sequence MSQIAAPRIAQPFTLPAAGPGARRRAARAGARIAAWLGGGALALCAMAAHAFDFDTVAARARQLAASPYKAPAQNLPRELRELTYERYREIEYKPERFAWRGTRSPFELSFFHEGMVFDQPVRIHEVVGNSVREFRFDPSAFNYGPHKVDAAKLKGLGYAGFRILYPLNQSKRKDELASFLGASYFRALGKDQWYGLSARGLAVDTALNSGEEFPRFVEYWIERPGANAKEITIYALMDSRRMSGAYRFTIKPGAETAMEVKSRLYLRENVTKLGLAPLTSMYLYGENQPSPAQDFRPEVHDSDGLSIHLGTGEWVWRPLVNPKRLLVTSFAATNPQGFGLMQRDRSFNSYQEIGAWYERRPSGWVQPRGNWGSGRVELVQIPTPDETNDNIVAYWVPDNPPKPKQAFDYEYRLLWQKDGEQEPPLSWVTQTRLGQGQTRSKEDTSFSLVVDFEGPAFRRLPADVRIDPVVSADANGELLKTSVQRNDATGGWRMTMLMRRKDETKPVELRGYLRNGNTTLSETWSYILPPA is encoded by the coding sequence ATGTCACAGATCGCCGCGCCACGCATAGCCCAACCGTTTACCTTGCCCGCTGCCGGGCCGGGTGCCCGTCGCCGCGCAGCGCGGGCCGGCGCACGGATCGCGGCCTGGCTCGGCGGCGGGGCGCTGGCGTTGTGCGCGATGGCGGCCCATGCATTCGACTTCGACACCGTCGCGGCACGCGCGCGCCAGCTGGCGGCTTCGCCTTACAAGGCGCCCGCGCAGAACCTGCCGCGCGAGTTGCGCGAACTGACCTACGAACGCTACCGCGAGATCGAGTACAAGCCCGAGCGCTTCGCCTGGCGCGGCACGCGTTCGCCGTTCGAGCTGTCGTTCTTCCACGAGGGCATGGTGTTCGACCAGCCCGTGCGCATCCATGAAGTGGTGGGCAACAGCGTGCGGGAATTCCGCTTCGACCCCTCCGCGTTCAACTACGGCCCGCACAAGGTCGATGCCGCCAAGCTGAAGGGGCTGGGCTACGCCGGCTTCCGCATCCTGTATCCGCTGAACCAGAGCAAGCGCAAGGACGAGCTGGCCTCGTTCCTTGGCGCCAGCTACTTCCGCGCGCTCGGCAAGGACCAGTGGTACGGGCTCTCGGCCCGCGGCCTCGCGGTGGATACCGCGCTCAACTCCGGCGAGGAATTCCCGCGCTTCGTCGAATACTGGATCGAACGCCCGGGCGCCAACGCCAAGGAAATCACCATCTATGCGCTGATGGATTCGCGCCGCATGAGCGGGGCGTACCGTTTCACCATCAAGCCCGGCGCGGAGACCGCGATGGAGGTCAAGTCGCGCCTCTACCTGCGCGAGAACGTGACCAAGCTTGGCCTCGCGCCGCTGACCAGCATGTACTTGTACGGCGAGAACCAGCCGTCGCCCGCGCAGGATTTCCGCCCGGAGGTGCATGACTCGGACGGCCTGTCGATCCACCTCGGCACCGGCGAATGGGTCTGGCGTCCGCTGGTCAATCCCAAGCGGCTGCTGGTGACGTCGTTCGCCGCGACCAATCCGCAGGGGTTCGGGCTGATGCAGCGCGACCGCAGCTTCAACAGCTACCAGGAGATCGGCGCGTGGTATGAGCGCCGGCCCAGCGGCTGGGTGCAGCCGCGCGGCAACTGGGGCTCGGGCCGGGTGGAGCTGGTGCAGATCCCGACGCCGGACGAGACCAACGACAACATCGTGGCGTACTGGGTGCCGGACAACCCGCCCAAGCCCAAGCAAGCCTTCGACTACGAGTACCGCCTGCTGTGGCAGAAGGACGGCGAGCAGGAGCCGCCGCTGTCGTGGGTGACCCAGACCCGGCTGGGCCAGGGCCAGACCCGCAGCAAGGAGGACACGAGCTTTTCGCTGGTGGTGGACTTCGAAGGCCCGGCCTTCCGCAGGCTGCCGGCGGACGTGCGCATCGACCCGGTGGTTTCGGCCGATGCCAACGGCGAGCTATTGAAGACGTCGGTGCAGCGCAATGACGCGACCGGCGGCTGGCGCATGACCATGCTGATGCGCCGCAAGGACGAAACCAAGCCGGTAGAGTTGCGCGGCTATCTTCGCAACGGCAATACAACCCTGTCCGAGACGTGGAGCTACATCTTACCCCCCGCCTAA